A genomic stretch from Mycobacterium malmoense includes:
- the glgB gene encoding 1,4-alpha-glucan branching protein GlgB, giving the protein MNRTEQLASRHLAPDPADLARLVAGAHHNPHGILGAHEYGDHTVIRAFRPHAAEVVALVGDDRFPLRHIGSGLFAVALPFVNLIDYRLQVSYEGSEPHTVADAYRFLPTLGEVDLHLFGEGRHERLWEVLGAHPRSFTTADGVVNGVSFAVWAPNAKGVSLIGEFNGWAGDEAPMRVLGSSGVWELFWPGFPVDGLYKFRVHGADGVVTERADPMAFATEVPPHTASRVTRSKYTWNDADWMTRRAQRNPVFEPMSTYEVHLGSWRPGLSYRQLATELTDYVVEQGFTHVELLPVAEHPFAGSWGYQVTSYYAPTSRFGTPDDFRGLVDALHRAGIGVIVDWVPAHFPKDAWALGRFDGTALYEHSDPSRGEQLDWGTYVFNFGRAEVRNFLVANALYWLEEFHIDGLRVDAVASMLYLDYSRPEGGWTPNVYGGRENLEAVQFLQEMNATAHKVAPGIVTIAEESTSWPGVTRPTNLGGLGFSMKWNMGWMHDTLDYISRDPFYRSYHHHEMTFSMLYAFSENYVLPLSHDEVVHGKGTLWGRMPGNNHVKAAGLRSLLAYQWAHPGKQLLFMGQEFGQRAEWSEQRGLDWWQLDEQGFSNGVLRLVRDINEIYRTHPALWSQDTIPDGYSWIDANDSANNVLSFLRYGNDGSVMACVFNFAGSEHGGYRLGLPYAGRWREVLNTDATAYNGSGIGNMGGVDATENPWHGRPASAVMVLPPTSALWLEPE; this is encoded by the coding sequence ATGAACCGGACCGAACAACTCGCCAGCAGGCACCTGGCGCCCGACCCCGCGGACCTGGCGCGCCTGGTGGCCGGTGCACACCACAACCCGCACGGCATCCTGGGCGCCCACGAGTACGGCGACCACACCGTCATCCGGGCGTTTCGGCCGCACGCGGCCGAGGTCGTCGCGCTCGTCGGTGACGACCGGTTCCCGTTGCGGCACATCGGATCCGGCCTGTTCGCCGTGGCGCTGCCGTTCGTCAACCTGATTGACTACCGGCTACAGGTGTCCTACGAGGGTTCCGAACCCCACACCGTCGCCGACGCCTACCGTTTCCTGCCGACCCTGGGCGAAGTCGACCTTCATCTGTTCGGCGAGGGCCGCCACGAACGGCTCTGGGAAGTCCTTGGCGCCCATCCTCGCTCGTTCACCACGGCCGACGGTGTCGTCAACGGGGTGTCGTTCGCCGTGTGGGCGCCCAACGCCAAGGGCGTCAGTTTGATCGGCGAGTTCAACGGCTGGGCCGGCGACGAGGCCCCCATGCGGGTGCTCGGCTCCTCGGGGGTATGGGAGTTGTTCTGGCCCGGTTTCCCCGTCGACGGTCTCTACAAGTTCCGCGTGCACGGCGCCGACGGCGTCGTGACCGAGCGGGCCGATCCCATGGCGTTCGCCACCGAAGTGCCGCCGCACACCGCGTCGCGGGTGACGCGCAGCAAATACACCTGGAATGATGCCGACTGGATGACGCGGCGCGCGCAGCGCAACCCGGTGTTCGAGCCGATGAGCACCTACGAGGTCCACCTCGGCTCCTGGCGGCCCGGACTCAGCTACCGACAGCTCGCCACCGAGCTGACGGATTACGTTGTGGAACAAGGGTTTACCCATGTGGAACTGCTGCCGGTCGCCGAGCACCCGTTCGCCGGGTCGTGGGGATACCAGGTCACGTCATACTACGCGCCGACGTCGCGCTTCGGCACGCCCGACGATTTCCGGGGCCTGGTCGACGCCCTGCACCGGGCCGGTATCGGGGTCATCGTGGACTGGGTGCCGGCACACTTTCCGAAGGACGCGTGGGCGCTGGGACGGTTCGACGGCACCGCGCTCTACGAGCATTCCGATCCCAGTCGCGGCGAGCAACTCGACTGGGGCACTTACGTGTTCAACTTCGGCCGCGCCGAAGTGCGTAACTTCCTAGTGGCCAATGCGTTGTATTGGCTCGAAGAGTTTCACATCGACGGCCTGCGGGTGGACGCGGTCGCGTCGATGCTCTACCTGGACTATTCGCGCCCGGAGGGCGGCTGGACCCCCAACGTCTACGGCGGGCGGGAGAATCTGGAAGCGGTGCAGTTCCTGCAGGAGATGAACGCCACGGCACACAAGGTCGCGCCGGGCATCGTCACCATCGCCGAGGAGTCGACGTCGTGGCCCGGGGTGACGCGGCCCACCAACCTTGGTGGTCTTGGCTTTTCGATGAAGTGGAACATGGGCTGGATGCACGACACGCTCGACTACATCAGCCGCGACCCGTTTTACCGCAGCTACCACCACCACGAGATGACATTCTCGATGCTGTATGCGTTCAGCGAGAACTACGTGCTGCCGCTCAGTCACGACGAGGTGGTGCACGGCAAGGGCACGCTGTGGGGGCGGATGCCGGGCAACAACCACGTCAAGGCCGCCGGGCTGCGCAGCCTGCTCGCCTACCAGTGGGCCCACCCGGGCAAGCAGCTGTTGTTCATGGGACAGGAATTCGGCCAGCGCGCCGAATGGTCCGAGCAGCGCGGTTTGGATTGGTGGCAGCTCGACGAGCAGGGTTTCTCCAACGGTGTTCTGCGGCTCGTGCGCGATATCAATGAGATCTACCGCACCCACCCGGCGCTGTGGAGCCAGGACACCATTCCCGACGGTTATTCCTGGATCGACGCCAACGACTCCGCCAACAACGTGTTGAGTTTCCTGCGATATGGAAATGACGGCTCGGTAATGGCCTGCGTGTTCAATTTTGCGGGTTCCGAGCACGGCGGCTACCGGCTCGGCCTGCCCTATGCCGGCCGCTGGCGCGAAGTCCTCAACACCGACGCGACCGCCTACAACGGTTCGGGAATCGGCAACATGGGCGGCGTCGACGCTACCGAGAACCCGTGGCATGGCCGCCCGGCTTCGGCGGTGATGGTCTTGCCGCCCACGTCCGCGCTGTGGCTCGAACCCGAATAG